From the Candidatus Binataceae bacterium genome, the window TCGCGGTGGGAAACGAGATGCAGAACCAGGAAGCCGCGCAGCAACAGACCCAGTCCCAACTCCAGACGCAACAGCAGGAGATCGAGCGCCAGCGCAGGGAAATCGAGCGCCTCCAGCAACAGTCCGAGACCGAATAGCCGCGTTGGCGGCATCGGCCTGGGAGGGCCGCGATGGTGCAGCCGGGCTGAGCAGCTGCAGCCGGCTTCGCTCGTCTCCTGCGCTCGCCCCACTAACCGAGCGCATCCGTGGAGCACAGCACTAACCGAGGCATCCCCGGAGCATTCGGCAAGTTGACATAATATTTCTTATACGAACTGTCGGCTCGTACAATAAAGCGCTTAATCGTCCACGGGTGGCGCGTGGCGGCGCCGGCCTAGTCCGGTACTGGCGCGGCCGCTCCCGCGTCTCTATGATTGGATGCCGTTATGCCCAAGCCCAGACCGAACGGACTCACGTGGGCGCTCGCATGCGCGCTGATGCTAGGACTTGTCGCTGTCCCAGCGCTGGCCACCGGCGGGCGCGCCGCCGCCGAAGCCTCCAGCCAGGCCGCGGCCGGCAGCGACCAGCATCTGCAAGTCTTCATCCAGCATCACTTCCGCCTCGGCAGCCCCGCCGACGTCGAGCTCGGCCCCCGCAAGCCGTCCGACATCAAGGGGCTCTTCAGCCGCGTCGTGACTCTGCACGCCGAAAGCGGCCAGACCGCTAAGTTCATCCTCTATACCGACGCCGCCCAGAAGACGGCGATCATCAGCGACATCGATATCGGCGCCGCCACCCCCGGACCCGTGCATGGGCTGTGGACGCGTCCGCTGCGCGCAGTCGGCGCGCCCGCCAATTCGCCGCCGCGCTCGGAGCTGATCACCGAGTCGCCGGGCAAAGCGCTTGTCGGCAGCCTGCTCGACCTCAGCAAAGACCCGTGGGGGCGCGTTGACACAAGCAAGCTGCGTCTCGCCGACCGCGCGACGCTCGGCCCCGAGGACGCGCCGGTGACCATTATCGAGTTCGGCGACTTCGAGTGCCCCTACTGCGCACGCGCCTTCGGCGACATCGAGACCGTGGTCAACACGACCTACAAGGGCAAGGTGCGGCTGATCTTCAAGAACTTCCCGCTCAACATTCATCCGTGGGCGATGCAGGCGGCGCTCGCAGCCGAATGCGTGCGGCGCCAGAACCCCAAGGCGTTCTGGCCCTTCGCCGACGATATCTACCGCGACCAGGGCGAGATCACGCCGCAGAACCTGCGCGAGCACGTGACCGGTCAGGTCAAGAAGCTCGGGCTGGACGAGGCGGCGCTCGACGCTTGTATCGCCGGCGACTCGGCCGAGGCGCAGGTCAACCAGGACCGCGCCGACGGCAATGCAATCGGCGTCAACTCCACGCCGACTTTCCTGGTCAACGGGATCGAGTTGGTCGGGCTCCCCTCCGACAAAACCTTCGCTTCAGTGATCGATTCAGAGCTCAAGCAGCGCGAGGCGAAGAAGTAGCGCCGCGCAAAGCGCTTCATCTTCCGGCGCCGCGAGCGCAGGCGGCACACAAGCGAGGCTTCGCGAACCGGTATCGGCTTCGCTTGCGCGCAGCCGTCCGGGATCCTTCGACTCCGTTCGCGTTTGCTCGCTTCGTCCAGGGGTGGAGAGCGCTCGCGTCACGCGACGCGATTGAACTCTTTGGATGGAGAGCATCGAGCCGGGAGCTGGCAAAGCGGCTTTGGCGGGAGGAGCGAAGCCCTGCCCCGCTGACGACAATCAGCGCGCCGGCACGCTGGCGGGCTTGATGAGCTGGACCGACGGTGCGGGCGTCGCGCCCGGCGGCGCGACGCCGAGGCGCGCAAGCGTCTCGCGCACGCTCTCGCGCTCGGCGGCAAACGGATGCGCACTGACGAAGGCGCGGTAGGCGGCGATCGCGTCGCCGCGCTTGCCCTCCTTAAGCAGCATCCGCGCCGCGCCCAGTTCCGCCCTCGCCTGCCCGGGCCCCGCTAGCTTTGCCGCCTCGCGGTAAGCGTCGGCGGCCTGCTTGTAGTCGCCGAGTTGTTCGTAGGCGACGGCGAGGTTGTTGAGGGCGGTGTCACGAAAAATCGAATCGCCGCCGCGGTCGAGGTAGGTGCGCAGCGCGTCGCGCGCCTTGGCGGGCTCCTTCTGCGCCAGGTAGGCGCTGGCTAGGTAGAGGTTGGCGAGCCGGCCGACCGCGCGATGCGACTCGTCGGCCGCGAGCCTGCCCAGCGCCTCCTCGGCGGCCGGGTACTGCCGCTGTTCGAGCTGGCTCAACGCCTGCGCGAAGCGCTCCCCAGCCAGCCGCGCGCGGCGCGCCTCATAGTAGTAAACGCCCAGCACGACCGCGGCGATAACGATCAGGGCGCCGGTTGCGAGCAGCACCTCGCGCAAATGAAGTTCGAGGAACGTGCTGACGGTTTCGACGACGGTCTGAAACTCGTCTGGCTGCTTGAGTTCTTTGCGGCTGAGTTTGCGGCGGGTCGCCAAGTGGGTCTGTGGACGCGCCGCCGCGCCGGCGCGCGGGAGACGCGGGGGCCAAGTTACATCTTGTACTTGAAGTCCTCGGGCGACATCCGCTCGAGGATTTCCGACCACTTGTCGCGCGAGACGCCGGCGAGGTTCTGATCGGCGCCGCTAGCGGGCTCGGCGGCCTGCTCGCGCAGCTCGCTCGACATCTCGAGCACCTTCTTGGCCACGTAGATCGGCGATTTGGTCCGCAGAGCGAGCGAGATCGCGTCGGAGGGGCGCGAGTCGATCTCCATCTCGCGCCCTTCGCGCGTGCGCATCATGATCCGCGCGAAGTAGGTGTTCTCGCGCAGCTCGGTGACCTCGACCGCCTCGACCGTGGCGCCCAGCTCACCGAGGACGTTGCGCAAAAGATCGTGCGTCATCGGGCGCTGCGGACGGATTCCCTCCAGTTCGGTCGCCATCGAAGCCGCCTCGAGCGGACCGATCCAGATGGGTAGATTGAGCTTGTTGTCCGGGTCCTTGAGCACGACGATCGGCATCTTGGTGGTCGGATCGAGGGTCAGCCCGCCGACCATCATCAGAATAAAATCTTCCCTCTGCGCGGCCATGGCGAATTTCTTTACTCCAGCCGGGTAGCCCGCGTCGCGCCCGAGCGCATGCGAACGCTCAATGCGGCACACATTTATCTTGGACCAAAGCCGCACGGCGGTCAACCTGAGTGAGCGCCAGAGCGCGGCCAGGCGCGCGCTCAGCGCGCGACCAGATGGTCCACGACGCGGTAAAGCTGGTTGAGATTGCGGCACTCCTCGACCAGATCGCAGTGCACGGCGTAGCGCTCCATCTCGCTATCGCCGAAGCCCCAGGTGTTGCGGCTTTCGGGATTGAGCCAAATGATGCGGCGGGCGCGCTGGCGAATCTCGCGCAGGCACCAGTCGTGCGGCAGGTTGTAGTTGTTGCGCGCGTCGCCCAGCACGATCACGGTGGTGCGTTTGTTGACCGCGCCGATGTGGTCGGCGACGAAGTTGCGGAAGGCGCGCCCGAAGTCGGAGTGGGCGTAGACGTTGATGATGTCGCCCTTGAGCGCGGCGTCAAGCGCGTCCTTGATATCGTTGGTGCGGAAGTGCTCGGTGACTTCGCCGATGTCGGAGACGAAGACGAAGCTGCGCACGCGCGAGTAGAGGTCCTGAAGCGAATAGACGAACTGGAGCATGAAGCGCGAGGCGTTGCGCACCGAGTCCGAGACGTCGCACAGGATGACCACCTGCGGTTTCTCACGCTTGCGCTTCTCGAAGCGCAGCTTGAACGGCACCCCGCCGTACTCCAGGTTGCTGCGCAGCGTGCGCTTGATGTCGAAGCGGCCCTTCTTGGTCCGCTTGCGGCGTACCGCGAGCACGTTCTTCAGCCGCTGCGCCAGGCGCGCGACCGCCTCCTTCATCTTGTCCAGCTCCTCGTCACTCAGGTAGTAGAAGCTCTTGTCCGAGAGCTGGTTGAGGCGCTGCTCCTCGCGCGCCTTGAGGTCGCGCTTCTCGCGCTCCATCCGGACGTAGCGGCGGACGATATCGTCGAGGGCCTTGAGCCGGCGTTCGAGGTACTTTTCGAGCTGGGCCTTGAACGCCCCGCCCAGTTCCATCTTCTGGATCTGCTCGCGCAGCTCGCGGATCTCCTGCTCGAGGCGGTCCAGGCCAAGCGCGCGCGCCAGCGCGCGGGCGAAGTAGTTCTCCTCGATGGTCCGCTCGATACCCTGCAGGCGCACCGCGCGGGCGGCCTCGCGCAGGCGTTTCTCGAGCGCGCCCGAGCGGTTCTGAAGCAGCTCGCGTGCCAGCTCCGAGAGCTTCTGCCCTTCCTTCTTGAGCATCTCTTCGACCTCGTCCAGGAACTTCTGG encodes:
- a CDS encoding VWA domain-containing protein; the protein is MEDKLVEFANLLRQNGVRVSLAETLDALGAANMTGLGERDAFRAALRATMIKRASELPVFEELFDVYFSGLGEIIKQAGQAVQDALSMSDQDFQKFLDEVEEMLKKEGQKLSELARELLQNRSGALEKRLREAARAVRLQGIERTIEENYFARALARALGLDRLEQEIRELREQIQKMELGGAFKAQLEKYLERRLKALDDIVRRYVRMEREKRDLKAREEQRLNQLSDKSFYYLSDEELDKMKEAVARLAQRLKNVLAVRRKRTKKGRFDIKRTLRSNLEYGGVPFKLRFEKRKREKPQVVILCDVSDSVRNASRFMLQFVYSLQDLYSRVRSFVFVSDIGEVTEHFRTNDIKDALDAALKGDIINVYAHSDFGRAFRNFVADHIGAVNKRTTVIVLGDARNNYNLPHDWCLREIRQRARRIIWLNPESRNTWGFGDSEMERYAVHCDLVEECRNLNQLYRVVDHLVAR
- a CDS encoding tetratricopeptide repeat protein — protein: MATRRKLSRKELKQPDEFQTVVETVSTFLELHLREVLLATGALIVIAAVVLGVYYYEARRARLAGERFAQALSQLEQRQYPAAEEALGRLAADESHRAVGRLANLYLASAYLAQKEPAKARDALRTYLDRGGDSIFRDTALNNLAVAYEQLGDYKQAADAYREAAKLAGPGQARAELGAARMLLKEGKRGDAIAAYRAFVSAHPFAAERESVRETLARLGVAPPGATPAPSVQLIKPASVPAR
- a CDS encoding thioredoxin domain-containing protein; translation: MPKPRPNGLTWALACALMLGLVAVPALATGGRAAAEASSQAAAGSDQHLQVFIQHHFRLGSPADVELGPRKPSDIKGLFSRVVTLHAESGQTAKFILYTDAAQKTAIISDIDIGAATPGPVHGLWTRPLRAVGAPANSPPRSELITESPGKALVGSLLDLSKDPWGRVDTSKLRLADRATLGPEDAPVTIIEFGDFECPYCARAFGDIETVVNTTYKGKVRLIFKNFPLNIHPWAMQAALAAECVRRQNPKAFWPFADDIYRDQGEITPQNLREHVTGQVKKLGLDEAALDACIAGDSAEAQVNQDRADGNAIGVNSTPTFLVNGIELVGLPSDKTFASVIDSELKQREAKK
- a CDS encoding bifunctional nuclease family protein; translated protein: MAAQREDFILMMVGGLTLDPTTKMPIVVLKDPDNKLNLPIWIGPLEAASMATELEGIRPQRPMTHDLLRNVLGELGATVEAVEVTELRENTYFARIMMRTREGREMEIDSRPSDAISLALRTKSPIYVAKKVLEMSSELREQAAEPASGADQNLAGVSRDKWSEILERMSPEDFKYKM